A section of the Apostichopus japonicus isolate 1M-3 chromosome 1, ASM3797524v1, whole genome shotgun sequence genome encodes:
- the LOC139970365 gene encoding uncharacterized protein — translation MEANRLKRIHYYFRLGLTNNEMITALSELDNITLSKRHLKRLMGNEGLFRRKNHSDLLDVAIYMYNELERSGKLHGYRWFHHKLRNNGYNIDRETVRNLLKLLDPEGVELRRRRRLRRRNYNGIGPNFVWHIDSYDKLKPFGICINGCIDGFSRHVLWVEAYKTSSDPRLIAGYYINTVGRIGRCPRIVRADLGTENSSVRDMQMFLRRNGRDRHAAQRSFLYGRSTSNQRIEFWWSILRKQCTEFWINLFSNLRDVETAFDGSYLDKDLIQFCFLNTIQEELDNTVLQWNTHRISRSRLHPGPFGRPTMMYFAPRTYLTRDFSNHVEQDELEVCREECRFKDDFPCSQEVFELCCVLMNEQNWLPPTSPQEAVDLYLYLREAIRNLLRVR, via the exons ATGGAGGCAAATCGTTTGAAGCGAATTCACTATTACTTTCGTTTGGGTCTTACAAATAACGAAATGATTACTGCTCTATCTGAATTAGACAACATTACTCTGAGCAAACGGCACCTGAAAAGATTGATGGGCAATGAAGGACTTTTCCGACGGAAAAACCACAGTGATCTTCTCGATgtagctatatatatgtacaatgaaCTCGAACGATCTGGTAAGCTCCATGGATACCGCTGGTTTCATCATAAGCTAAGGAACAATGGATATAATATTGATAGGGAAACAGTCCGAAATCTTCTCAAATTATTAGATCCTGAAGGTGTCGAGctaaggaggaggagaaggttACGGAGACGGAATTACAATGGCATTGGTCCTAACTTTGTGTGGCACATTGACTCTTACGATAAATTAAAGCCATTTGGGATATGTATAAATGGTTGCATCGATGGGTTTTCTCGACATGTTTTATGGGTTGAAGCTTACAAGACAAGCAGTGACCCACGACTAATTGCGGGGTACTACATCAACACGGTGGGTCGCATTGGTAGATGTCCACGGATTGTGCGAGCAGATTTAGGGACTGAGAATAGTTCGGTGAGAGATATGCAAATGTTTCTTCGGAGGAATGGCAGAGACCGACATGCTGCCCAGAGAAGCTTCCTTTACGGTAGAAGCACTTCTAATCAACGTATCGAGTTTTGGTGGAGCATTTTGAGGAAACAGTGCACTGAATTTTGGATAAACCTCTTCAGCAACCTGAGGGACGTGGAAACAGCTTTTGACGGAAGTTACTTAGATAAAGATTTAATTCAGTTTTGCTTTCTGAATACCATTCAG GAAGAATTGGATAATACAGTCTTGCAATGGAATACTCATCGCATCAGTAGGTCAAGGTTACACCCAGGACCATTCGGTAGGCCAACAATGATGTATTTTGCACCACGAACGTACCTCACTCGAGATTTCTCGAACCATGTCGAACAAGATGAATTGGAAGTTTGTCGAGAAGAGTGTCGATTTAAAGATGATTTCCCATGTTCTCAAGAGGTTTTCGAGCTTTGTTGTGTTCTCATGAATGAGCAAAACTGGCTGCCACCAACTAGCCCCCAGGAAGCTGTGGATCTGTATCTGTACCTAAGGGAAGCTATCAGAAACTTGCTGAGGGTCCGTTGA
- the LOC139970373 gene encoding uncharacterized protein, with product MERLRAFMLNRGIDEDCVKKLVNEKLDEDIIALMKENELTSIIPAMGDRYAVIKFCQEIANDKPATSGLSTNRGTGNLLSKLRAKLKLKRNREESDGSSPDEDIQTDRGKRLIGNKNASKGKRKIQLGWIDFNFKEGEYKQVRIQNGGGTRQVRVDRNAKKDDILEIAKGLFFPNGKSPRGKLSDFTLSLTDISMQEVGKDMTIGEMYDAFKVPMLRCYISTKMKRLSIAKEFDAFDDDFLTVSSEEEFPSIGCEVEVKTSSPEPQDGSIDDHFNWELAPLENTSACTSENTSSELLDCASENRDCDTVCNVHTIPDVHSDTTSGTPTVQFGPLNDREVLNITEEETCKLRDELIVLVRRSNVVDDMVNAFSESSVLDKELKVRMILPNGDVERGEGDGVYRDALSEFWASFNKCTTGNTYKVPFIRHDYGKEKWEAIGRILLKGWDDLKYLPLMLAPIFMEHCIYGKSESDLLHSFMKFVSDYERDMFEKSLVEFPERH from the exons ATGGAGAGACTGCGAGCATTTATGCTAAACAGGGGTATCGATGAGGATTGTGTCAAGAAGCTTGTAAACGAGAAG ctTGATGAAGACATCATTGCCCTCATGAAAGAAAATGAGCTGACTTCAATAATCCCTGCAATGGGGGACAGATATGCTGTCATCAAGTTTTGTCAAGAAATAGCAAATGACAAGCCAGCAACATCAGGATTGTCTACTAATCGAGGAACAGGTAATCTGCTCAGTAAACTAAGGGCTAAACTGAAGCTAAAGCGAAACAGAGAGGAGAGTGATGGAAGTTCACCAGATGAAGACATACAAACAGATCGTGGTAAGCGACTGATAGGGAACAAAAACGCATCAAAGGGGAAGCGAAAGATCCAACTTGGATGGATTGATTTCAACTTCAAGGAGGGTGAATATAAACAAGTTAGAATACAAAATGGAGGTGGAACAAGGCAAGTGCGTGTAGACAGAAATGCTAAAAAGGATGATATTCTTGAAATAGCCAAGGGCCTCTTTTTCCCTAACGGAAAGTCACCTCGAGGTAAGCTTTCAGATTTTACCCTCAGCTTGACAGATATCAGCATGCAGGAGGTAGGAAAGGACATGACAATTGGTGAAATGTATGATGCTTTCAAAGTTCCAATGCTCAGGTGCTACATTTCAACTAAGATGAAAAGATTATCAATTGCCAAAGAGTTTGATGCATTTGATGATGACTTCTTAACGGTAAGCTCTGAAGAGGAATTTCCAAGCATTGGATGTGAAGTGGAAGTAAAGACAAGTTCTCCTGAACCTCAGGATGGTTCCATAGATGATCATTTCAACTGGGAACTTGCACCATTGGAAAATACTTCTGCATGTACATCTGAAAATACTTCCAGTGAGCTCCTTGATTGTGCTTCTGAAAATAGAGATTGTGATACTGTATGTAATGTACACACTATTCCAGATGTGCACAGTGACACTACATCAGGTACACCAACTGTACAGTTTGGGCCATTAAATGACAGAGAAGTGCTTAACATTACGGAAGAAGAAACTTGCAAATTAAGAGATGAACTTATTGTCCTTGTGCGAAGGTCTAATGTGGTTGATGACATGGTGAATGCTTTTAGTGAATCCTCAGTATTGGACAAAGAGCTTAAGGTGCGTATGATTCTTCCAAATGGTGATGTTGAGAGAGGGGAAGGAGATGGTGTCTACAGAGATGCACTGTCAGAATTTTGGGCTTCATTTAATAAATGTACCACAGGCAACACATACAAAGTGCCATTCATACGTCATGACTATGGAAAAGAGAAGTGGGAGGCCATTGGAAGGATTCTACTGAAAGGCTGGGACGATTTGAAGTACCTACCACTCATGCTTGCTCCAATATTTATGGAGCACTGCATATATGGAAAGAGCGAGTCAGATTTACTGCACTCATTCATGAAGTTTGTATCGGATTATGAAAGAGATATGTTTGAAAAGTCATTGGTAGAGTTCCCTGAAAGACACTGA